Below is a genomic region from Verrucomicrobiota bacterium.
CAGCCTGTTTTTACTGGTAACGCTGCTGGTGGTCCAGCGGGAGCTGACCATGCCGCCGGAGGATATTGGCGCGGCCTTGCGGGTCGTGGTGCGCAACCGGGTGTCCCTGGCCCAGCCGCTGCCTGCCCGGCAGCGCCCCATCATCGAGCGACTGCCTGGGGTGGAGGCCGTCTCGCCGTTCAGTTGGTTTGGCGGCCGGTTTAAGAGCGAGTCGTTTCCCTCCTTTGCCCAGTTTGCCATGGACGCGAACAAGGTGCGGGCCATTTTCGGGGAGGCCAAGATGGCGCCGGGGGCCTACGAAGCGTTTGAAAAGGACCGTACCACCTGCATCCTTGGCGCGCTCACCGCCGAAAAATACGGGATCAAGGCCGGAGATAAAATCCAGTTCACCAGCGACATCTATTTTGTGACGCTGGAGTTCAAGGTCGTAGGCATTTATTCGGGCACCATTGACGACCGCAACGTGCTGTTTCACCAGAAATACCTGGACGAGGCCACCGGTAACCTGGGCCAGGTGGGCACCTGGTGGGTCAAGGTGCGCAGCGCCGAGGATATGCCCATGGTCATCAAGGCCATCAATGACACCTTCGCCAATTCCTCCGCCGAGGTGCGCGCCGAGTCCGAACGGGCGTTTCAGCTCAGTTTTGTGTCCATGTGGGGCAATATACGCACGCTGGTGAACTCGATCTGCACGGTGGTGGTGTTCACACTGGTACTGGTCTCCGCCAGCACCATGAGCATGGCGGTGCGC
It encodes:
- a CDS encoding ABC transporter permease — encoded protein: MTLGTFIVKNALRNKRRAALSVVSVSISLFLLVTLLVVQRELTMPPEDIGAALRVVVRNRVSLAQPLPARQRPIIERLPGVEAVSPFSWFGGRFKSESFPSFAQFAMDANKVRAIFGEAKMAPGAYEAFEKDRTTCILGALTAEKYGIKAGDKIQFTSDIYFVTLEFKVVGIYSGTIDDRNVLFHQKYLDEATGNLGQVGTWWVKVRSAEDMPMVIKAINDTFANSSAEVRAESERAFQLSFVSMWGNIRTLVNSICTVVVFTLVLVSASTMSMAVRERFRELAILKALGFRRRELFAFILAESFGLALMGAILGIGGGWLFYTHTKLAGYAVIGIGGVFLLSGLRLLWRREWVGCLLSMLTGLCLLNGGGKVVQIGSIAAMTQNIIITSEVTGRIIGLAMVVAACLGIISCVAPVISVARTSVVDGLKTLD